In Acidobacteriota bacterium, a genomic segment contains:
- a CDS encoding DUF1460 domain-containing protein, whose protein sequence is MNTGTWNIRTDYEPERLATLLAAAPAERPCGERIRRLCAALAGAPYRTAPLGGGPGQPEVLTVSLDAFDCVTFLETVMALARSADEAEFLDHLRLIRYSGGRVAWASRRHYMSRWLEENAAEGRVAPLPHPAGRTPREWTRHLAVVPGLPPATAAVRGWPKQAVATFRRVVCDGDLACFVSTRRGLDYFHVGILLAEAGGPMLVHAARSAGGVARTPLATFLAANRMSGVTLARPWPELPRPAEPNGGTV, encoded by the coding sequence ATGAATACCGGGACTTGGAACATCCGGACAGACTATGAACCGGAGCGACTGGCAACGCTGCTGGCCGCCGCACCGGCGGAGCGGCCTTGCGGCGAGCGGATCCGCCGGTTGTGCGCCGCGCTGGCGGGCGCGCCGTATCGCACCGCGCCGCTCGGCGGCGGGCCGGGACAGCCCGAGGTGCTCACCGTCTCGCTGGACGCCTTCGACTGCGTGACGTTCCTCGAGACGGTCATGGCGCTGGCGCGGTCGGCGGACGAGGCGGAGTTCCTCGACCACCTGCGGCTCATCCGCTACTCGGGCGGCCGGGTGGCGTGGGCGTCGCGCCGGCACTATATGTCCCGCTGGCTCGAGGAGAACGCGGCCGAGGGCCGTGTTGCGCCGCTGCCGCATCCGGCGGGACGGACGCCGCGGGAATGGACGCGGCACCTGGCGGTAGTGCCGGGCCTGCCGCCGGCGACTGCCGCCGTGCGGGGCTGGCCCAAGCAGGCCGTCGCCACCTTCCGCCGCGTGGTGTGCGACGGCGACTTGGCATGCTTCGTCTCCACCCGCCGCGGGCTCGACTATTTCCACGTTGGCATTCTCTTGGCCGAGGCCGGTGGGCCCATGCTGGTGCACGCGGCTCGCTCGGCGGGCGGCGTCGCGCGGACGCCCCTGGCCACGTTCCTGGCGGCGAACCGAATGAGCGGCGTGACCCTGGCCCGGCCGTGGCCCGAGCTGCCGCGGCCGGCGGAACCGAACGGAGGGACGGTATGA
- a CDS encoding glycosyltransferase translates to MNRWTVAIRVDDPAAAAAAAAAWAEREWVARVALLVPVEAAESLPPGVPADVRRVPAFLPGRELERLISDMAGEYLALVEEPVAAAPEAGFPERLVAAFEHLGAGCLYSHWRREAPDGAVETVFAPPFQPGSARDTFPWGPLTAWRRKAVAAALDAEGPLAPTRWSGLAELRLRLARAGAVARVPEPLYRVRPPAGPSTDRHFEYLMHEHRDRQAELETVFTEHLRRTGAWLPPPAAPLPPTGEFPVLASVVIPVRNRARTIGEAVESAASQRVDFPFNVLVVDNHSTDGTGAVVEAARRRHAYVHRLVPPLPGRGIGGCWGLAVESPLCGRYAVQLDSDDLYAGPDTLQRMVEGLRAGGAALAVGSYRLVDRDLNELPPGVIDHREWTPANGHNNLLRVEGIGAPRAYHVPALRRVGFPDVSYGEDYAAALGLSRIWPVARIFEPVYLCRRWEGNTDSGLTSLQQALHHEYKDYVRTLELAARRKMAGSEE, encoded by the coding sequence ATGAACCGGTGGACGGTGGCCATCCGGGTGGACGATCCGGCCGCCGCGGCGGCGGCCGCCGCCGCGTGGGCGGAGCGGGAGTGGGTGGCCCGCGTGGCGCTCCTGGTCCCGGTTGAGGCCGCGGAGAGCCTGCCGCCCGGCGTGCCGGCGGACGTCCGGCGGGTACCGGCTTTCCTCCCGGGCCGGGAACTCGAGCGGCTCATCAGCGACATGGCCGGCGAGTACCTGGCGCTGGTGGAGGAGCCGGTGGCCGCGGCCCCGGAAGCCGGCTTCCCGGAGCGGCTCGTGGCCGCGTTCGAGCATCTGGGCGCCGGGTGCCTGTACAGCCACTGGCGGCGCGAAGCGCCCGACGGCGCCGTGGAAACGGTTTTCGCACCGCCGTTCCAACCCGGTTCAGCCCGTGACACCTTCCCCTGGGGGCCGCTGACGGCCTGGCGGCGCAAGGCGGTCGCGGCCGCACTCGACGCCGAGGGGCCGCTCGCTCCCACGCGCTGGTCCGGTCTGGCGGAGCTGCGCCTGCGCCTGGCCCGCGCCGGCGCCGTCGCCCGCGTGCCGGAGCCGCTGTACCGCGTGCGGCCGCCGGCCGGCCCCTCGACCGACCGTCACTTCGAGTACCTGATGCACGAGCACCGGGACCGCCAGGCGGAACTGGAAACGGTGTTCACGGAGCACCTGCGCCGCACCGGCGCCTGGCTGCCGCCGCCGGCGGCGCCGTTGCCACCCACCGGGGAATTCCCGGTGCTCGCGAGCGTGGTGATCCCGGTGCGGAACCGGGCACGGACCATCGGCGAGGCGGTCGAAAGCGCCGCGAGCCAACGGGTGGACTTCCCCTTCAACGTCCTGGTGGTGGACAACCACTCCACCGACGGCACCGGCGCCGTCGTGGAGGCGGCGCGGCGGCGCCACGCCTACGTCCACCGGCTGGTCCCGCCGCTCCCCGGCCGGGGCATCGGCGGCTGCTGGGGGCTGGCGGTCGAGTCGCCGCTCTGCGGGCGCTACGCGGTGCAACTCGACTCCGACGACCTCTACGCCGGGCCCGACACGCTGCAGCGCATGGTGGAAGGCCTCCGCGCCGGCGGCGCCGCGCTTGCCGTGGGGAGCTACCGGCTGGTGGACCGCGACCTCAACGAACTGCCGCCGGGTGTCATCGACCACCGCGAGTGGACGCCCGCCAACGGCCACAACAACCTGCTCCGGGTGGAGGGGATCGGCGCGCCGCGGGCGTACCACGTGCCGGCGCTCCGCCGCGTGGGCTTCCCCGACGTGAGCTACGGCGAGGACTACGCCGCCGCCCTTGGCCTGAGCCGCATCTGGCCGGTGGCCCGGATCTTCGAGCCGGTGTACCTGTGCCGCCGCTGGGAGGGGAACACCGACAGCGGCCTCACCAGCCTCCAGCAGGCGCTTCATCACGAGTACAAAGATTATGTACGCACTTTGGAGCTCGCCGCAAGGCGGAAGATGGCGGGAAGTGAAGAGTGA
- a CDS encoding DUF3667 domain-containing protein — protein MRQEATSEIDAVTCLNCKAAAVGQACQACGQKRIPPDATSLRHVAGTLVAETQELDGRLPRTLLNLLFHLGRLTVDCLDGRRQRHIRPIPLCLARRAHFFSSTTMSRSIWPGWFPISRRTASSCNLWTGRPGTPAKPGSSSWPSGIRATWRPTSRPARSWTWGAWVPPCSCSTDAAGSSRRSTW, from the coding sequence ATGCGCCAGGAAGCGACCTCTGAAATCGATGCCGTTACCTGTCTCAACTGCAAGGCGGCGGCTGTGGGGCAGGCGTGCCAGGCATGCGGCCAGAAGAGAATCCCCCCAGACGCGACGAGCCTGCGCCATGTCGCGGGCACGCTGGTGGCGGAGACGCAGGAGCTGGACGGCAGGCTGCCCCGGACCTTGCTGAACCTCCTCTTTCACCTCGGCCGGCTCACCGTGGACTGCCTGGACGGTCGGCGGCAGCGCCACATCCGGCCTATCCCCCTGTGCCTGGCGCGTCGGGCGCATTTCTTTTCCTCAACCACGATGAGCCGGTCAATCTGGCCAGGCTGGTTTCCCATCAGCCGGCGGACAGCCAGCTCCTGCAACTTGTGGACGGGTAGGCCCGGGACCCCGGCCAAACCCGGCAGCAGTTCGTGGCCGAGCGGGATCCGCGCTACGTGGAGGCCCACAAGTCGGCCAGCACGGTCCTGGACCTGGGGCGCCTGGGTCCCGCCATGTTCCTGCTCTACCGACGCCGCCGGCTCTTCACGGCGCAGCACCTGGTGA
- a CDS encoding VWA domain-containing protein, which produces MRQKTCNRAIRLILLFLALAAGLCPAQAAGAARTEQPVRDIETPVRLVHVQNLAGDILVETWTEGYIRILAVRRDGAEVDPVADVLDQPGDAGEVDVWTRPELAGDAAVDLRLLVPIGVQVAARSRTGVITVRGVGRGITVETDSGDVRCGLPAGADADVSLRSLEGMVEARLPLEFFGTPQRGLLDGRLGRGGTPVMARTRSGRVTVFADDPARIGRQADVVPSGVPAESTSRPTAADGSPAKREAPSAVPAADPAAGTVGGFRIGVSTRLVTLNVQVADANGAAVTDLVREDFRVLDNGAEQPIVYFEPQTAPLNLLLLLDLSGSTKEMTKVIKQAAARFVDMLNPADRVAVAAFTSRYMLVSGFSENRRLIRQRIDDIKNRGGGTAFYEAMWYALDEMAETKGRRNVIVVMSDGVDNILQRPDDYTSKWSYEEMRDRVAAADVTVFPVYIDTEYEQVVKEGNVSSVVYRTARRQIAGLAESTGGRMFPVQRFEDLEAVYRTVAAELRNLYSLSYYAPAKAGAGRAWHAVAVEVARRPAVQVKTRPGYFLE; this is translated from the coding sequence ATGAGGCAAAAGACATGCAACCGGGCGATCCGGCTAATCCTGTTGTTTCTTGCCTTGGCCGCCGGCCTGTGCCCGGCGCAGGCCGCCGGCGCGGCGCGCACCGAGCAGCCGGTGCGGGACATCGAGACGCCGGTGCGGCTCGTGCACGTACAGAACCTGGCCGGTGACATTCTGGTGGAAACCTGGACCGAAGGCTACATCCGCATCCTGGCGGTGCGGCGCGACGGCGCCGAGGTGGACCCGGTGGCCGACGTGCTGGACCAGCCGGGCGATGCCGGCGAGGTGGACGTCTGGACCCGGCCGGAACTGGCCGGCGACGCGGCCGTGGATCTGCGGCTGCTGGTTCCGATCGGGGTGCAGGTGGCGGCGCGGAGCCGCACCGGCGTCATCACGGTGCGCGGGGTGGGGCGGGGGATCACCGTAGAGACCGACTCGGGCGACGTCCGCTGCGGCCTGCCCGCGGGCGCCGACGCCGACGTGTCGCTCCGCAGCCTCGAGGGGATGGTGGAAGCGCGGCTGCCGCTGGAGTTTTTCGGCACGCCCCAGCGGGGGCTCCTCGATGGGCGGCTGGGCCGCGGCGGCACGCCCGTGATGGCGCGCACCCGGTCGGGCCGCGTCACCGTGTTCGCCGACGACCCGGCCCGGATCGGCCGTCAAGCCGACGTCGTGCCAAGTGGCGTCCCGGCGGAGTCCACCTCCAGACCGACGGCTGCAGACGGAAGTCCGGCGAAGCGGGAGGCCCCATCTGCTGTGCCCGCCGCGGACCCGGCGGCGGGGACAGTCGGCGGTTTCCGGATCGGCGTGAGCACCCGGCTGGTGACCCTGAACGTCCAGGTGGCCGACGCCAACGGGGCGGCGGTGACGGACCTCGTTCGCGAGGATTTCCGCGTGCTCGATAACGGCGCCGAGCAACCGATCGTCTACTTCGAGCCGCAGACCGCGCCGCTCAACCTCCTCCTGCTCCTGGACCTGAGCGGCAGCACGAAGGAGATGACCAAGGTCATCAAGCAGGCGGCCGCCCGGTTCGTGGACATGCTGAACCCCGCCGACCGCGTCGCCGTGGCCGCCTTCACCAGCCGCTACATGCTGGTGTCGGGATTCTCCGAGAACCGCAGGCTCATCCGCCAGCGCATCGATGACATCAAGAACCGCGGCGGCGGCACCGCGTTCTACGAGGCGATGTGGTACGCTTTGGACGAAATGGCGGAGACCAAGGGGCGCCGCAACGTTATCGTGGTGATGAGCGACGGCGTGGACAACATCCTGCAGCGGCCCGACGACTACACCTCCAAGTGGTCGTACGAGGAGATGCGCGACCGCGTCGCTGCCGCCGACGTGACCGTCTTCCCCGTCTACATCGACACCGAGTACGAGCAGGTGGTCAAGGAGGGGAACGTGTCGAGCGTGGTCTACCGCACTGCCCGCCGGCAGATCGCCGGCCTGGCCGAGAGCACGGGCGGCCGGATGTTCCCCGTCCAGCGGTTCGAGGACCTGGAGGCGGTCTATCGGACGGTGGCCGCGGAGCTGCGCAACCTGTACAGCCTGTCGTACTACGCCCCGGCCAAGGCCGGCGCGGGGCGCGCGTGGCACGCCGTGGCGGTGGAGGTGGCCCGCCGCCCCGCCGTGCAGGTCAAGACGCGCCCGGGATATTTCCTCGAGTGA
- a CDS encoding cupin domain-containing protein: MTDVFPEMIRCLPRADIPMPGVRAYLSQGEDIQILFMEFAADAEVPEHAHAAQWGVVVAGRIDLVIGGVPRTFGPGDSYTIPAGVPHSARIHAGYADVTCFAQRDRYRARPPVQSD, from the coding sequence ATGACTGACGTGTTCCCTGAAATGATCCGCTGCCTGCCCCGCGCGGACATCCCCATGCCGGGTGTCCGCGCCTATCTCTCCCAGGGCGAGGACATCCAGATCCTCTTCATGGAGTTCGCCGCGGATGCCGAGGTGCCGGAGCACGCCCACGCCGCCCAGTGGGGCGTCGTCGTGGCCGGCCGCATCGACCTCGTCATCGGCGGCGTGCCCCGCACGTTCGGTCCGGGCGACTCCTACACCATCCCCGCCGGGGTGCCCCACTCGGCGCGGATCCACGCCGGCTATGCCGACGTCACCTGTTTCGCCCAGCGGGACCGCTACCGCGCACGGCCGCCGGTGCAGTCGGATTAG
- a CDS encoding saccharopine dehydrogenase has product MKIIVLGAGLVGRPMAGDLAADPDFEVTVADINTDALAQAAARWPVRTVQADLRDAARVRELAGAGDLVVSAVPGFMGYATLQAVIEAKRPVVDIAFFPEDPFGLDALARSQGVTAVVDCGVAPGMSNLLVGHAARQMDAVDRVLVYVGGLPEVREWPYDYKAVFSPIDVIEEYVRPARYVENGQLVVRPALSDPEFVNFPGIGTLEAFNTDGLRTLAATIDAPNMKEKTLRYPGHITKMALLRETGFFGTEPVEIAGVKIRPVDFTAKILFPLWRLKEGDTDLTVMRIMVEGREAGRRVRYTWELLDRFDAASGVHSMARTTGYTATAAARLLARGLYRGEGVVPPEFIGREPDCVAFMLAELARRGVIYRQTVEPVA; this is encoded by the coding sequence ATGAAAATCATCGTACTCGGCGCCGGACTGGTGGGGCGGCCCATGGCGGGCGACCTCGCCGCCGACCCTGATTTCGAAGTCACCGTCGCTGACATCAATACGGACGCCCTGGCCCAGGCCGCGGCCCGCTGGCCCGTACGCACCGTCCAGGCCGACCTGCGCGACGCGGCGCGGGTCCGGGAGCTGGCCGGAGCCGGCGACCTGGTGGTGAGCGCCGTCCCCGGCTTCATGGGCTACGCCACCCTGCAGGCGGTCATCGAGGCGAAGCGGCCGGTGGTGGACATCGCCTTCTTTCCCGAGGACCCCTTCGGCCTGGATGCGCTCGCCCGGAGCCAGGGGGTGACCGCCGTGGTGGACTGCGGCGTCGCCCCCGGCATGAGCAACCTGCTCGTGGGGCACGCCGCCCGGCAGATGGACGCGGTGGACCGCGTCCTGGTGTACGTGGGCGGGCTGCCCGAGGTGCGGGAATGGCCGTACGACTACAAGGCGGTCTTCTCCCCCATCGACGTGATCGAGGAGTATGTCCGGCCCGCCCGCTACGTGGAGAACGGCCAGCTCGTGGTGCGGCCGGCGCTCTCCGACCCGGAGTTCGTCAACTTCCCGGGCATCGGCACACTGGAGGCGTTCAACACGGACGGCCTGCGGACGCTGGCCGCCACCATCGACGCGCCGAACATGAAGGAGAAGACGCTCCGCTACCCGGGTCACATCACCAAGATGGCGCTGCTGCGCGAGACGGGCTTCTTCGGCACCGAGCCGGTGGAAATTGCCGGGGTGAAGATCCGCCCCGTGGACTTCACCGCCAAGATTCTGTTCCCGCTGTGGCGCCTGAAGGAGGGCGACACCGACCTCACCGTGATGCGCATCATGGTGGAGGGGCGCGAGGCGGGGCGGCGGGTCCGCTACACGTGGGAGCTGCTGGACCGGTTCGACGCGGCATCGGGGGTCCATTCCATGGCCCGCACCACCGGCTACACCGCCACCGCCGCCGCCCGGCTGCTGGCCCGGGGGCTGTACCGGGGCGAGGGCGTCGTCCCGCCGGAGTTCATCGGACGGGAACCCGACTGCGTCGCCTTCATGCTGGCGGAGCTGGCGCGCCGCGGCGTGATCTACCGGCAGACGGTGGAACCCGTCGCCTGA
- the rdgB gene encoding RdgB/HAM1 family non-canonical purine NTP pyrophosphatase — MPRIDRLLVATTNPGKAREIAEILGDLGVRVAGLEAVPWVPLFEEGDESFADGARAKAAFYSRITGWPTLGDDSGLEVDALGGAPGVRSARWAGPGATDAQRIEKLLAELAGVPAKRRTARFRCAVSLVADGREVVAAEGSCEGRILEAPRGTGGFGYDPVFLVPETALTFAELPPAEKNALSHRGRALAALRARLAEWLRAER, encoded by the coding sequence ATGCCCCGCATCGACCGCCTGCTCGTGGCCACCACCAACCCCGGCAAGGCCCGGGAGATCGCCGAGATCCTCGGCGACCTGGGCGTGCGGGTCGCCGGCCTGGAGGCGGTGCCGTGGGTGCCGCTCTTCGAGGAGGGGGACGAGTCGTTCGCCGACGGCGCCCGCGCCAAGGCCGCTTTCTACAGCCGCATCACCGGCTGGCCGACGCTGGGCGACGACTCCGGCCTGGAGGTGGACGCCCTGGGCGGCGCCCCCGGCGTGCGATCGGCCCGCTGGGCTGGCCCCGGCGCCACCGACGCCCAACGCATCGAAAAGCTGCTGGCGGAGCTGGCGGGCGTGCCCGCCAAGCGCCGCACCGCGCGGTTCCGCTGCGCCGTGTCGCTGGTGGCGGACGGGCGGGAGGTGGTGGCCGCTGAGGGGAGTTGCGAAGGCCGGATTCTCGAGGCCCCGCGGGGCACGGGCGGCTTCGGCTACGATCCGGTGTTCCTCGTGCCTGAGACGGCGCTCACCTTCGCCGAGCTGCCGCCGGCGGAGAAGAACGCCTTGAGCCACCGCGGCCGCGCCCTGGCGGCGCTGCGGGCGCGCCTGGCGGAGTGGCTGCGAGCGGAAAGGTAA
- the rph gene encoding ribonuclease PH has product MPRSGRGDYALRPIQFEPNFLSHAEGSVYVTCGATRVVCTASVEEKVPPFLRGGGSGWLTAEYAMLPRATQSRTPRERAQLSGRTQEIQRLIGRSLRAVLDLPRLGERTIQVDCDVIQADGGTRTTAINGGFVAVALAVDRLMKGKAVAGSPLKDFVAATSVGLVNGATLLDLEYVEDAAAAVDLNVVATGDGRLVEIQGTAEKTPFTHEQLYEMLEIARMGIEEIIELQRRTLEAGKLDLERLLPHYRS; this is encoded by the coding sequence ATGCCCCGCAGCGGACGCGGCGATTACGCGCTGAGGCCCATCCAGTTCGAGCCCAACTTCCTGAGCCACGCGGAAGGCTCGGTCTACGTCACCTGCGGCGCCACCCGGGTGGTCTGCACGGCCAGCGTCGAGGAGAAGGTCCCGCCGTTCCTGCGGGGTGGCGGCTCCGGCTGGCTCACCGCCGAGTACGCCATGCTCCCCCGCGCCACGCAGTCCCGCACGCCCCGCGAGCGGGCCCAGTTGTCGGGGCGCACCCAGGAGATCCAGCGGCTCATCGGCCGCTCGCTCCGCGCCGTGCTGGATCTGCCGCGGCTGGGCGAGCGCACCATCCAGGTGGACTGCGACGTCATCCAGGCCGACGGCGGCACCCGCACCACCGCCATCAACGGCGGCTTCGTCGCGGTGGCGCTGGCGGTGGATCGGCTCATGAAGGGCAAGGCCGTCGCCGGCAGTCCGCTGAAGGATTTCGTGGCCGCCACCAGCGTGGGCCTCGTCAACGGCGCCACCCTGCTGGACCTGGAGTACGTGGAGGACGCCGCCGCCGCCGTGGATCTCAACGTCGTCGCCACGGGCGACGGCCGGTTGGTGGAGATCCAGGGCACCGCCGAAAAGACGCCCTTTACTCACGAGCAGCTTTACGAGATGCTGGAGATCGCCCGGATGGGCATCGAGGAGATCATCGAGCTGCAGCGCCGGACGCTGGAGGCCGGCAAGCTGGACCTGGAGCGTCTGCTCCCCCATTACCGCAGCTGA
- a CDS encoding glutamate racemase has product MKQNKPIAIFDSGIGGLTVYRELKARLPHERFIYLGDTARLPYGSKSAETVIKYSLQNAEFLVSLGVKMLVVACNTASSFALDALVDRFDMPIVGVIASGVRRALTLTKNKRVGVIATEATVGSASYQNLLRELGPQTEVHAAACPLFVPLVEEGWLDHPVTREVARIYLEPLRAQGVDALILGCTHYPLLKGVLAATLGPDVQLVDSAAALAGEISSILTALNLERRPEAGGAAEDDFYVTDSIPRFQRVAEIFLERKLDRIRLVDLGAAPRREG; this is encoded by the coding sequence ATGAAGCAGAACAAGCCCATCGCCATCTTCGACTCGGGCATCGGCGGCCTGACGGTGTATCGGGAACTCAAGGCGCGGCTGCCGCACGAGCGGTTCATCTACCTGGGCGATACCGCCCGGCTTCCCTACGGCAGCAAGTCCGCCGAGACGGTCATCAAGTACTCCCTCCAAAACGCCGAATTTTTGGTCTCGCTCGGGGTGAAGATGCTGGTGGTCGCGTGCAACACGGCCTCGTCGTTCGCCCTCGACGCGCTGGTGGACCGGTTTGACATGCCCATCGTCGGCGTCATCGCCAGCGGCGTCCGCCGGGCTTTGACGTTGACGAAGAACAAACGGGTGGGTGTGATCGCCACCGAGGCCACGGTGGGCAGCGCCAGCTACCAGAACCTGCTGCGGGAGCTGGGCCCGCAGACGGAGGTCCATGCCGCCGCCTGCCCGCTGTTTGTGCCGCTGGTGGAGGAGGGCTGGCTGGACCACCCGGTCACCCGGGAGGTCGCCCGCATCTACCTGGAGCCGCTCCGGGCCCAGGGCGTGGATGCGCTCATCCTGGGCTGCACCCATTACCCCCTGCTCAAGGGCGTGCTCGCCGCCACGCTGGGCCCGGACGTCCAGCTCGTCGACTCGGCGGCGGCGCTGGCCGGCGAGATCAGCAGCATCCTCACCGCGCTGAATCTCGAGCGGCGCCCCGAGGCCGGCGGGGCCGCCGAGGACGATTTTTACGTCACCGACTCCATCCCGCGGTTTCAGCGGGTGGCCGAGATCTTCCTGGAGCGCAAGCTGGACCGCATCCGCCTGGTGGACCTGGGCGCCGCCCCGCGGCGGGAGGGGTGA
- a CDS encoding GerMN domain-containing protein: MTRRVLLIALAVALVLSLAGVWILYRSELAKQAAERQEADAAAAETMATGAVPDDVTQGELQIKLYFRAPAPSAGTLALLTPEVRTIPQSIRKEYLIRRILDALIAGPTQGGGPTIPKGTIVRQVFIANNLAVIDFSREIAVRHLGGVLGEMATVYSIVNSVVDNVPGVDGVRILVDGSEHSTLSGHLALDRSFGAAPEFVVGATGRDALIQEENLE, from the coding sequence ATGACACGGAGAGTGCTGCTCATCGCGCTGGCGGTGGCGCTGGTCCTGTCCCTGGCCGGAGTCTGGATTCTGTACCGGTCGGAGCTGGCCAAGCAGGCCGCCGAACGCCAGGAAGCGGATGCGGCGGCGGCGGAAACGATGGCGACGGGTGCCGTCCCGGACGACGTCACCCAGGGCGAGTTGCAGATCAAGCTGTATTTTCGCGCGCCGGCGCCGTCGGCGGGAACGCTGGCCCTGCTCACGCCCGAGGTCCGGACGATTCCCCAGTCCATCCGCAAGGAGTATCTCATCCGCCGCATCCTCGACGCGCTCATCGCCGGCCCGACCCAGGGCGGTGGACCCACCATCCCCAAGGGAACCATCGTCCGCCAGGTGTTCATCGCCAACAACCTGGCAGTGATCGATTTCTCCCGCGAGATCGCCGTCCGCCACCTTGGCGGCGTTCTGGGGGAAATGGCCACTGTTTATTCCATCGTCAATTCGGTGGTGGACAACGTGCCCGGCGTCGACGGCGTGCGGATCCTGGTGGACGGATCCGAGCACAGCACCCTGTCCGGACACCTGGCCCTGGACCGTTCGTTCGGCGCCGCGCCCGAATTCGTCGTCGGCGCGACTGGCCGGGACGCGCTCATCCAGGAGGAGAACCTCGAATGA
- a CDS encoding N-acetylmuramoyl-L-alanine amidase: MPPVPVARLASSAARPATPALRRLAVVAAAWLAAATVFGQAAGRKVIIIDPGHGGDDNGARSAAGTFEKDVNLMLAKALQTELSQDKQIQVVLTREGDQRLALEERAIHVNRLRADLFLSLHCAHAPQESSGGFLIYFFQPDADQADTYHYLKAPLGGRELRVLPWNLAQFQWVPASKEMAGILQRRLNEFYSRSSGAPLGGPLKLLATVNCPAVLLEAGHLSNPADERRLDDAGHRAALAQVLRQAITEFLKASEPIRETP, translated from the coding sequence ATGCCACCCGTACCGGTCGCCCGCCTGGCGTCCTCAGCAGCCCGCCCTGCCACCCCGGCGCTCCGCCGCCTGGCGGTTGTGGCGGCGGCATGGCTGGCCGCGGCCACGGTGTTCGGACAGGCGGCCGGCCGCAAGGTGATCATCATCGACCCCGGCCACGGCGGCGACGACAACGGGGCGCGCTCGGCGGCCGGCACCTTCGAGAAGGATGTCAACCTGATGCTGGCTAAGGCGCTCCAGACGGAATTGAGCCAGGACAAACAGATCCAGGTCGTGCTCACCCGCGAGGGCGATCAGCGGCTGGCGCTCGAGGAGCGGGCCATCCACGTCAACCGCCTGCGGGCGGATCTGTTTCTCAGTCTCCACTGCGCCCATGCCCCCCAGGAGTCGTCGGGCGGTTTCCTGATCTACTTTTTCCAGCCGGACGCCGACCAGGCCGACACGTACCATTACCTGAAGGCGCCGCTCGGCGGGCGCGAGCTCCGCGTGCTCCCCTGGAATCTGGCCCAGTTCCAGTGGGTTCCCGCCAGCAAGGAGATGGCGGGCATTCTCCAGCGCCGGCTCAACGAGTTCTACTCCCGGTCCAGCGGGGCGCCGCTGGGCGGTCCGCTGAAATTGCTGGCGACTGTCAATTGTCCCGCCGTGCTGCTGGAGGCCGGACACCTGTCCAATCCGGCTGACGAGCGGCGCCTCGATGACGCCGGCCACCGGGCCGCCCTGGCCCAAGTGCTCCGCCAGGCGATCACCGAATTCCTCAAGGCGAGCGAGCCGATCCGGGAGACACCATGA